In Endozoicomonas sp. GU-1, one DNA window encodes the following:
- a CDS encoding helix-turn-helix domain-containing protein has protein sequence MNLNNSKGMAELIRRFHHLLKVAPFLEGINNENEYQQALDVTELLYRTIGDNPNDPRNLLLDMIAQKIERYEYQTDPVLSQWDQQDGAIALIKVLMRQHGLTQAELPEIGSQGVVSEVLNSKRPLNLRQIQSLAERFDLPVTLFMEHEGGDCR, from the coding sequence GTGAACCTGAACAATTCAAAAGGTATGGCCGAATTAATCCGGCGTTTTCACCATTTACTGAAAGTTGCCCCCTTTCTGGAAGGCATCAATAACGAAAACGAATATCAACAGGCCCTTGATGTTACGGAACTTTTGTACAGAACCATCGGCGATAACCCGAATGATCCCAGAAATCTCCTTCTGGACATGATCGCCCAGAAAATAGAACGCTATGAATACCAGACAGACCCGGTGCTTTCCCAGTGGGACCAACAGGATGGTGCAATTGCCCTGATCAAAGTATTAATGCGCCAGCATGGCCTGACTCAGGCCGAACTACCTGAGATCGGCAGTCAGGGTGTTGTTTCGGAAGTATTAAACAGCAAGCGACCGCTGAACCTGCGGCAGATACAAAGCCTAGCTGAACGGTTTGATTTGCCGGTGACTCTTTTTATGGAGCATGAGGGGGGTGATTGCCGTTAG
- a CDS encoding polysaccharide biosynthesis protein codes for MREKLLKLSRKQKTLTMLVVDLLIVWLALFGAFYLRLGYEDFMPSYLNSFYISGLLASVISLPVFYCLGLYRALLRYMGQHVSFIILRASFLSFLMLTVAITLFGVPVPRSVPVLYWLLSALFLGVSRYGVRFWLRGFRLRDILFASIKLPQAKSHELRGQPVAVYGAGEAGNQLVEALEHSREFRPVAFIDDDIRLRGRTIAGCRVFAPDALDRLILQTGAQEVLLAVPSASRQRRREIVRHLETYGLPIKTMPGIQDLASGRARVQEIMEVDIGDVLSRDEVAPIAELVEQDIVDQVVMVTGAGGSIGSEMARQALVRKPKMLVLLEHSEFNLYTIDQELQGTIRTLGLDIKVISVLGSINDPVRLLDVMNSYQVETLYHAAAYKHVPLVQYNVSQGLRNNVMGTLYTAQAAILAGVKQFVLISTDKAVRPTNVMGASKRLAEMVLQALSNEQQIRLFQPELFGSTPGTVIPNNTRFTMVRFGNVLGSSGSVIPLFREQIRTGGPVTVTHPEINRYFMTIPEAAQLVIQAGAMGQGGDVFVLDMGEPVKIVDLAKRMISLSGLSLKDELHPDGDIEIRFSGLRPGEKLYEELLIGDNIEGTIHPRISRAFEELLDWEQLKVVLSEMIESLKEHRYSITRELLLRYVNGYAPSSKVVDWLYRHPGHWAVKDEVS; via the coding sequence ATGAGAGAAAAACTACTCAAATTATCCAGAAAACAGAAAACCCTCACCATGCTGGTGGTAGACCTGCTAATAGTCTGGCTAGCCCTGTTCGGTGCCTTCTATTTGCGCCTGGGCTATGAGGATTTTATGCCCAGCTATCTCAATTCCTTTTATATCTCCGGGCTGTTGGCTTCGGTCATTTCTTTGCCGGTCTTCTACTGCCTCGGCTTGTATCGTGCACTGCTGCGCTATATGGGGCAGCATGTGTCGTTTATTATCCTGAGGGCCAGTTTCCTTTCTTTTCTGATGCTGACTGTGGCCATTACCTTGTTTGGGGTTCCTGTACCTCGCAGTGTACCGGTGTTGTACTGGCTGTTGTCGGCTCTGTTTTTGGGGGTAAGTCGATACGGGGTTCGCTTCTGGCTGCGGGGCTTCCGGTTGCGGGATATTCTTTTTGCCTCCATTAAGTTGCCCCAAGCCAAGAGTCATGAGCTGCGGGGTCAGCCGGTGGCGGTTTATGGTGCCGGTGAGGCCGGTAACCAGCTGGTTGAGGCACTGGAGCATTCCAGGGAGTTTCGTCCGGTGGCTTTTATCGACGACGATATTCGCCTACGGGGGCGAACCATCGCGGGTTGTCGTGTATTTGCCCCGGATGCACTGGACCGTCTTATTTTGCAAACCGGTGCCCAAGAGGTGCTGCTGGCCGTTCCATCGGCCAGTCGTCAGCGGCGTCGGGAGATTGTCCGGCATCTGGAAACCTATGGCCTGCCCATTAAAACCATGCCCGGTATTCAGGACTTGGCCAGTGGCCGGGCGCGGGTGCAGGAGATTATGGAAGTGGATATTGGCGATGTGCTGAGCCGGGATGAAGTAGCCCCCATTGCCGAACTGGTGGAACAGGATATTGTTGACCAGGTGGTGATGGTCACCGGTGCCGGTGGTTCCATCGGCTCCGAGATGGCTCGACAGGCACTTGTCAGAAAGCCGAAAATGCTGGTGCTGTTGGAGCACTCGGAGTTTAACCTTTACACCATTGATCAGGAACTGCAGGGTACCATCCGCACGCTGGGGTTGGATATTAAGGTGATTTCGGTGTTAGGGTCGATTAATGACCCGGTGCGTTTGCTGGATGTCATGAACTCCTACCAGGTCGAGACCCTTTACCATGCTGCCGCCTACAAGCATGTGCCACTGGTTCAGTATAACGTCTCCCAGGGGTTGCGGAATAATGTGATGGGTACGCTTTATACTGCACAGGCGGCCATTTTGGCGGGAGTGAAGCAGTTTGTGCTGATCTCCACCGATAAGGCGGTGCGGCCCACCAATGTGATGGGTGCCTCCAAGCGCCTGGCGGAAATGGTGTTGCAGGCCTTGAGTAATGAGCAACAGATCCGGCTGTTTCAGCCGGAGCTGTTCGGGTCCACGCCGGGCACGGTGATTCCCAATAATACCCGTTTTACCATGGTTCGGTTTGGTAATGTGCTGGGTTCCAGCGGTTCGGTAATTCCCCTGTTCCGGGAGCAGATCCGTACCGGCGGGCCGGTTACGGTGACTCATCCGGAAATTAACCGCTATTTTATGACCATTCCGGAAGCCGCCCAGCTGGTGATTCAGGCCGGTGCCATGGGGCAGGGGGGCGATGTGTTTGTACTGGATATGGGGGAGCCGGTGAAAATTGTCGATCTGGCAAAACGGATGATCTCCCTTTCTGGCTTGTCTTTAAAGGATGAATTACACCCGGACGGGGATATTGAAATCCGTTTTTCCGGCCTTCGCCCTGGCGAGAAGTTGTATGAAGAGCTGTTGATCGGCGATAACATCGAGGGCACCATTCACCCCCGTATCAGCCGGGCCTTTGAGGAGTTGCTGGACTGGGAGCAGCTGAAGGTTGTTCTGTCTGAGATGATCGAGAGCTTGAAAGAGCACCGCTATAGTATTACCCGGGAGTTGTTGTTGCGCTATGTGAATGGTTATGCGCCCAGCAGTAAGGTGGTGGATTGGCTTTATCGGCATCCGGGGCATTGGGCGGTCAAGGATGAAGTTTCTTGA
- a CDS encoding sugar transferase — MIRLFDFVFAFLGLVFGLPALLTIYIFGLFDTGSPLFCQERVGKNKQPFTLVKFRTMQVNTVSVASHLASSSSITPLGRFLRKTKLDELPQLWNVLKGDMSLVGPRPNLFNQEELIAARDTLGVYDVLPGITGLAQVNQIDMSTPVLLAETDGQMIKTLTVRNYFKYIFMTVTGSGQGDRVR, encoded by the coding sequence GTGATACGTTTATTTGATTTTGTTTTTGCTTTTCTGGGCCTCGTTTTTGGGTTGCCTGCTCTACTGACCATCTATATTTTTGGCCTGTTCGACACAGGTTCTCCACTTTTTTGCCAAGAACGGGTAGGTAAAAACAAACAGCCTTTTACCTTAGTGAAGTTTCGCACTATGCAGGTCAATACGGTTTCTGTTGCCAGCCACCTGGCTTCATCATCCTCTATCACGCCATTGGGGCGTTTTTTGCGAAAGACAAAACTGGATGAACTCCCTCAACTCTGGAATGTGCTAAAAGGCGACATGAGCCTGGTGGGCCCACGCCCCAATCTTTTCAATCAGGAAGAGTTGATTGCCGCCAGAGATACACTGGGTGTTTATGATGTACTGCCTGGTATTACAGGTTTAGCCCAGGTTAACCAGATTGATATGTCTACCCCTGTGCTGCTTGCTGAAACTGATGGCCAGATGATTAAAACCTTAACTGTTCGGAATTATTTTAAATATATTTTCATGACGGTAACAGGAAGTGGACAGGGTGATCGGGTGCGTTGA
- a CDS encoding UDP-glucose 4-epimerase family protein, producing the protein MTLLVTGASGFVGHALLAQLQDCSLNYRSAFRHLPKSCDQHAVAVGVINDTTNWSVALQGIDIIIHLAARAHIMGDEAADPLPEYRLVNVAGTLNLARQAAAAGVKRFIFVSSIKVNGETTSGLQPFTESLTCEVHDPYGISKKEAEDGLRIIAAETGMEVVIIRPPLVYGAGVRANFLNLMKLADTAIPLPFGVINNKRSMIYVGNLVDFIIQCIDHPSAANQTFLVCDGEDLSLRTLLDMMRASLGRPPRLVPIPAFLLQVVGSIAGKGEVVDRLVGNLQIDSSKARNLLNWVPAFTVQQGIDTTIASYLKSKE; encoded by the coding sequence TTGACTCTTCTAGTTACTGGTGCCAGTGGTTTTGTTGGTCATGCTCTTCTTGCTCAGCTGCAAGATTGCTCTCTCAATTACAGGTCTGCCTTTCGCCATCTCCCTAAGTCTTGCGACCAACATGCTGTCGCAGTTGGCGTAATTAACGATACTACCAATTGGTCAGTGGCTCTACAGGGAATTGATATCATCATTCACCTTGCTGCCCGGGCGCATATTATGGGCGATGAGGCCGCTGATCCGTTACCAGAATACCGTTTGGTAAATGTAGCGGGTACACTAAATCTTGCCCGGCAGGCAGCCGCCGCAGGGGTAAAACGTTTTATTTTTGTCAGCTCGATAAAGGTTAACGGAGAGACAACGTCCGGTCTGCAACCGTTTACTGAGTCTCTCACCTGCGAAGTTCACGACCCGTACGGCATCTCCAAAAAAGAGGCAGAAGACGGGTTACGGATTATTGCCGCTGAAACAGGCATGGAAGTTGTTATTATCCGGCCACCCCTGGTTTATGGTGCTGGTGTAAGGGCAAACTTTCTCAATCTGATGAAGCTTGCCGACACAGCAATACCATTACCTTTTGGTGTGATAAACAACAAACGCAGTATGATTTATGTGGGAAATCTGGTTGACTTCATCATTCAATGCATTGATCACCCCAGTGCCGCTAATCAAACATTCCTGGTGTGTGACGGTGAAGACCTTTCACTGCGGACATTGCTGGACATGATGAGAGCCTCACTGGGTCGGCCACCTCGTTTAGTGCCTATACCTGCCTTTTTGCTTCAGGTTGTCGGCAGTATCGCTGGTAAGGGGGAGGTGGTTGACCGTTTAGTGGGGAATTTGCAAATTGACTCTAGTAAGGCTAGAAATTTGCTGAATTGGGTGCCGGCGTTCACGGTGCAGCAGGGAATCGATACCACTATAGCCAGCTATCTTAAAAGTAAGGAATAA
- a CDS encoding glycosyltransferase family 4 protein, producing the protein MRIALLPDDYLPESTRSHAKMLHDLAVEFVNRGHKVVVITPGVWHQPKPVMMDHIDGVEVWRFRSKPTRGLGNVQRAINETLLSFRAYQAIKHLVRLEPFDLCVNYSPTIFFGPLAYFLKAHGAYIYLVLRDFFPQWIIDEGMISEHSLASRYLRFFEHFNYRVSDCIAVQSPANVNVFTKMYPKPVNLTVLMNWTVAKPVTYSESARLFLTELGIDEKVIFFYGGNIGHAQDMANLMRLAKGLWNHQHVHFLLVGQGDEYELVTQLKIDWNLENVTLIPSVSQDEYQQILSAVDVGLFSLSNKHSAHNFPGKLLGYMVQSLPILGSINAGNDVIDFIHDSGSGFVTVNGDDKAFLENALLLANDPALRERAGINACKLLMDSFSVTSAADKIIEQLSA; encoded by the coding sequence TTGCGAATAGCACTACTACCTGATGATTATCTGCCTGAAAGTACAAGAAGTCACGCCAAAATGCTACATGATCTGGCGGTTGAGTTTGTCAACCGTGGCCATAAGGTAGTCGTTATAACTCCTGGAGTATGGCATCAACCAAAGCCAGTGATGATGGATCATATTGATGGTGTCGAGGTCTGGCGATTTCGCAGTAAACCAACTCGTGGCCTGGGAAATGTTCAAAGAGCTATTAATGAGACTCTACTATCTTTCCGGGCATACCAAGCAATTAAACATTTGGTAAGGCTTGAACCGTTTGATTTATGTGTTAATTACTCTCCAACTATTTTTTTTGGTCCATTAGCCTATTTTTTGAAAGCTCATGGGGCATATATCTATCTTGTACTTCGTGATTTTTTCCCTCAATGGATCATTGATGAAGGAATGATTTCTGAGCACTCGTTGGCTTCTCGCTATTTGCGTTTTTTTGAACACTTTAATTATCGGGTTTCTGATTGCATTGCTGTGCAATCACCGGCAAATGTTAATGTTTTTACAAAGATGTATCCAAAGCCAGTGAATTTGACTGTGCTGATGAACTGGACTGTGGCGAAACCAGTGACGTACTCTGAATCTGCAAGGTTATTTCTTACAGAGTTAGGTATAGATGAAAAAGTTATCTTTTTCTATGGTGGTAATATTGGTCATGCTCAGGATATGGCCAATCTTATGCGGCTTGCTAAAGGCCTTTGGAATCATCAACATGTTCATTTTCTATTAGTTGGTCAGGGAGATGAGTACGAACTAGTGACTCAACTGAAGATTGACTGGAATCTGGAAAATGTGACTTTAATTCCTTCTGTTTCACAGGATGAGTATCAACAGATTCTGTCTGCTGTTGATGTGGGGTTATTCTCACTATCAAATAAACACTCCGCTCATAATTTTCCTGGTAAACTGCTTGGCTACATGGTTCAGTCATTACCTATTTTGGGAAGTATCAATGCTGGTAATGATGTTATTGACTTTATACATGACTCTGGTTCTGGGTTTGTTACTGTTAATGGAGATGATAAAGCATTTTTAGAAAATGCATTGTTGCTTGCCAATGATCCGGCTTTGCGGGAAAGAGCAGGTATAAATGCCTGCAAACTATTAATGGATTCTTTTTCTGTAACCAGTGCAGCTGACAAAATTATTGAACAGTTGTCAGCTTGA